A window from Flavobacterium gyeonganense encodes these proteins:
- a CDS encoding efflux RND transporter periplasmic adaptor subunit, protein MDKVIPRKNKEFRYLTIAIGVFLALAVILFFSFNTKRSLNVKAEEISVQKVEKAFFEDFVVFQAKVEPLNVMLVNVTEGGSVKEIFVENGAMVTKGQSLARLYNPNTELNYLTQETAIIEQINNLNTGKLNIRNQELNLNKDLVLIEHDYNDAKRLYDMNSKLFAKDVISKNDWNTFKESLRFQEERKKTIQQSIQKEKQSNQLQISQINRSIQTMEKSLEILRNNKKNFLITAPESGRLTSFEPVLGKTFQAGESIGKIDSKRGYKLAADVDEFYLEKVREGLKGQVEFKGKTVEVIVTKVIPEVKSGHFTVELAFTSKENIALQDGLSFGVKLVLSEKSKTLVVSKGSFNQETAGKWIFVVKGNKAERRNIKLGRENPSYYEVLEGLKEGESVITSSYSDYKDIEELSIKKE, encoded by the coding sequence ATGGACAAGGTAATTCCTCGTAAAAATAAAGAATTTAGATATCTCACAATAGCAATTGGCGTTTTTTTAGCTTTGGCTGTGATTCTCTTTTTTTCGTTCAATACGAAAAGAAGTTTAAATGTAAAAGCAGAAGAAATTTCAGTTCAAAAAGTCGAAAAAGCTTTTTTTGAAGATTTTGTAGTTTTTCAGGCCAAAGTTGAGCCGCTAAATGTAATGCTTGTAAATGTAACAGAAGGCGGATCTGTGAAAGAGATTTTTGTTGAAAACGGCGCCATGGTGACTAAAGGACAATCCCTGGCAAGATTATACAATCCGAACACCGAATTGAATTATCTGACTCAGGAAACCGCTATTATTGAACAGATCAACAATCTGAATACAGGAAAACTGAACATCAGAAATCAGGAATTAAACTTAAATAAAGACTTGGTTTTGATTGAACACGATTATAACGACGCGAAAAGATTGTACGATATGAATTCGAAATTGTTTGCCAAAGATGTGATTTCGAAGAACGACTGGAATACTTTTAAAGAAAGTTTACGCTTTCAGGAAGAACGCAAAAAAACGATTCAGCAGAGTATCCAAAAAGAAAAACAATCCAATCAGTTACAGATTTCACAGATTAACCGTTCCATTCAAACCATGGAGAAAAGTCTGGAAATACTTCGGAACAACAAAAAGAACTTTTTGATCACCGCTCCCGAATCCGGAAGACTGACTTCTTTTGAACCGGTTTTAGGAAAAACATTTCAGGCGGGAGAGAGCATCGGAAAAATCGATTCAAAACGCGGTTACAAACTGGCTGCCGATGTAGATGAATTTTATTTAGAGAAAGTTCGTGAAGGTTTAAAAGGCCAGGTTGAATTTAAAGGAAAAACTGTTGAAGTAATCGTAACCAAAGTAATTCCGGAAGTAAAAAGCGGGCACTTTACAGTAGAACTGGCTTTTACATCTAAAGAAAATATAGCATTGCAGGACGGATTAAGTTTTGGCGTAAAACTAGTTTTATCAGAAAAAAGTAAAACATTGGTTGTTTCAAAAGGAAGCTTCAATCAGGAAACAGCAGGAAAATGGATCTTTGTGGTAAAAGGAAATAAAGCTGAAAGAAGAAACATAAAATTAGGACGGGAAAATCCATCGTATTATGAAGTGCTGGAGGGATTAAAAGAAGGCGAATCAGTAATTACATCTTCTTATTCAGATTATAAGGATATTGAGGAACTTTCTATTAAAAAAGAATGA